A genomic stretch from Moraxella nasicaprae includes:
- a CDS encoding porin: MKKTLLSTMIATAGVLAAANSAHAIFNLYKQDGLSLDINGEVNLYAETDKKEIEGQFPILKGLYQDASDERVRLAADQGSSWIDFRASQTLPNDWRVTGTLGMGYTQAGSGTYLNSANVSLDKLNVGAITLGRQYLHTGHVTRTGTYTPLDTFGEQAVRLDYYGLPNLHTSAYYLLPSSNDVRSEQDFAEVEGYGASASYKLPITDNQSLRLAAGYSNNRANPQTTDAFDAKSDNYAASLEYRAGRFLAAADYGRRDAKLNGQTVAGVDSDYLGFKLGFEVTPRFNIVAGYGKKESDRKYANGLTAQDATDQLLGQFYVEDGAGGYVFNPNTAGLSAQMSFPFMFEKLEEQQAYVRGDYYARENLRFYGQAQKEEVQAKQEGRDYAKLDNTSYRLGVSFVF; the protein is encoded by the coding sequence ATGAAAAAGACTCTACTATCAACCATGATTGCAACAGCTGGCGTATTGGCAGCAGCAAATTCTGCTCATGCAATTTTTAATCTATACAAACAAGATGGTCTAAGCCTAGATATTAACGGCGAGGTAAATTTGTATGCCGAAACCGATAAAAAAGAAATCGAGGGTCAATTTCCAATCCTAAAAGGTCTATACCAAGACGCTAGCGATGAGCGTGTGCGTTTGGCGGCAGACCAAGGTTCTTCTTGGATTGATTTTCGTGCCTCTCAAACCCTGCCAAATGATTGGCGTGTGACTGGAACTTTGGGCATGGGTTACACTCAGGCAGGTAGTGGCACTTATCTAAACTCTGCCAATGTTTCATTGGATAAACTTAATGTTGGTGCGATTACTTTGGGTCGTCAGTACCTACACACAGGTCATGTGACTCGTACAGGTACTTACACACCATTAGATACTTTTGGTGAGCAAGCAGTGCGTTTGGATTATTATGGGTTGCCAAACTTGCACACCAGTGCTTACTATCTATTGCCATCATCAAATGATGTGCGTAGCGAGCAAGATTTTGCCGAAGTTGAGGGCTATGGTGCGTCAGCAAGCTACAAGCTACCAATCACAGACAATCAAAGCCTACGACTAGCGGCAGGTTATAGCAATAACCGAGCCAATCCACAAACCACCGATGCTTTTGATGCTAAGTCGGACAATTATGCTGCTTCATTGGAGTATCGTGCTGGTCGATTCTTGGCAGCGGCAGACTATGGTCGTCGTGATGCCAAGCTAAACGGTCAGACAGTGGCTGGCGTAGATAGTGATTATCTAGGCTTTAAGCTAGGCTTTGAGGTAACACCACGCTTTAATATCGTGGCAGGCTATGGCAAAAAAGAGAGCGATAGAAAATATGCCAATGGTCTGACCGCTCAGGATGCAACCGATCAGCTATTGGGTCAATTTTATGTCGAAGATGGGGCTGGTGGCTATGTCTTTAACCCAAATACCGCTGGTCTAAGTGCTCAGATGTCTTTCCCATTCATGTTTGAAAAGCTAGAAGAGCAGCAGGCTTATGTGCGTGGCGATTATTACGCTCGTGAAAATCTACGCTTCTACGGTCAGGCTCAAAAAGAGGAAGTGCAAGCCAAGCAAGAAGGTCGTGATTATGCCAAATTGGATAACACTTCATACCGTCTGGGCGTTTCTTTTGTTTTCTAA
- a CDS encoding symmetrical bis(5'-nucleosyl)-tetraphosphatase has translation MIRNDYRHQYVIGDLQGCFGAFNRLLKVLDFDENQDKLWLAGDIVARGEDSLATLRETKRLADKGALATVLGNHDITLIATWRGVLPIKPKDKTAAIFEADDCDELLNWLRKQPLLLYPDEKTVLTHAGIPPNWQIKEAQKYAQELQNQLSGSLKQLDRLLPKLYSKKADVWSDKLHGYQRMRAIANYLTRMRLCTQDGLLEFSFKESLKDEMPSDFRPWFDWYVVRERRILFGHWAALKAQVDTKNVRALDGGCVWGGSLVAYRLGDGKIIEIK, from the coding sequence ATGATAAGAAACGATTATCGCCATCAGTATGTGATTGGCGATTTGCAAGGGTGTTTTGGAGCGTTTAATCGCTTGCTAAAAGTCTTGGATTTTGATGAAAATCAAGACAAGCTATGGCTGGCTGGCGACATTGTGGCACGAGGCGAGGATTCTTTGGCGACACTGCGAGAGACCAAGCGACTGGCTGATAAAGGAGCATTAGCCACCGTGCTGGGTAATCATGACATCACACTGATAGCGACTTGGCGTGGCGTTTTACCCATCAAGCCAAAAGATAAAACCGCTGCAATTTTTGAGGCTGATGATTGTGATGAGCTGTTAAACTGGTTGCGCAAACAGCCTTTATTGTTGTATCCAGACGAAAAAACCGTCTTGACACACGCTGGCATACCGCCAAATTGGCAAATCAAAGAGGCTCAAAAATACGCCCAAGAGTTACAAAACCAACTCTCTGGTAGCCTAAAACAGCTTGACCGACTATTGCCAAAATTATACAGCAAAAAAGCCGATGTTTGGTCAGACAAACTGCACGGATACCAAAGAATGCGTGCCATTGCCAATTATCTAACCAGAATGCGTCTATGCACCCAAGATGGCTTGCTTGAATTTTCCTTTAAAGAGTCTTTAAAAGATGAAATGCCAAGTGATTTTCGTCCTTGGTTTGACTGGTATGTGGTGCGAGAAAGACGAATTTTGTTTGGGCATTGGGCGGCTCTAAAAGCACAGGTAGATACCAAAAATGTGCGTGCCTTAGATGGAGGGTGTGTCTGGGGAGGTAGTCTTGTGGCATATCGTTTGGGCGATGGCAAAATCATCGAAATCAAATGA
- the rsmA gene encoding 16S rRNA (adenine(1518)-N(6)/adenine(1519)-N(6))-dimethyltransferase RsmA produces MTYIIPKSPQNANHTPRKRFGQNFLHDTNVIAQIVSSIRLMRDDNLLEIGPGLGALTEPLLAEVDGMTVIELDRDLASALKINIGANSHPDFTIINDNAMEVDYRNLAEQVGKGAFRVVGNLPYNISTPILFRLLEFSDVIKDMHFMLQKEVVERITAEPATKEYGRLSVIMQYHCQSEYLLTVPKGAFNPPPKVTSAVFRLIPYDTKPITAKDERVFAIVVREVFNHRRKTLRAIFKNNALLSSLDETAFEQAGINPQARPETLSVVDFVALADLVVDKQGKL; encoded by the coding sequence ATGACTTACATCATTCCAAAATCTCCACAAAACGCCAATCATACGCCACGCAAACGCTTTGGGCAAAATTTTCTACACGACACCAATGTCATTGCTCAGATTGTCAGTAGTATTCGATTGATGCGTGATGATAATTTGTTAGAAATCGGTCCAGGGCTTGGTGCATTGACTGAGCCTTTGCTTGCCGAAGTGGACGGCATGACCGTGATTGAGCTTGACCGTGATTTGGCAAGTGCACTCAAAATCAACATTGGAGCAAACAGCCACCCTGATTTTACCATCATCAATGACAATGCGATGGAGGTGGATTATCGAAATCTTGCCGAGCAGGTGGGCAAGGGGGCGTTTCGTGTGGTGGGTAATTTGCCATACAATATTTCCACGCCGATTTTGTTTCGCTTGCTTGAATTTAGTGATGTCATCAAGGACATGCACTTTATGCTCCAAAAAGAGGTCGTAGAACGCATTACCGCTGAGCCTGCCACCAAAGAATATGGCAGATTATCGGTCATCATGCAGTACCATTGCCAATCTGAATATTTATTGACCGTGCCAAAAGGGGCGTTTAATCCACCGCCCAAAGTTACCAGTGCAGTTTTTCGCCTTATTCCTTATGACACCAAGCCCATCACTGCCAAAGATGAGCGAGTTTTTGCCATCGTGGTGCGAGAGGTGTTTAATCATCGCCGTAAGACTTTGCGAGCGATTTTTAAGAATAATGCACTCTTATCAAGTCTAGATGAGACAGCATTTGAGCAAGCTGGCATCAATCCACAAGCTCGTCCAGAGACGCTGAGCGTGGTGGATTTTGTGGCATTGGCAGATTTGGTGGTTGATAAGCAGGGTAAGTTATGA
- the pdxA gene encoding 4-hydroxythreonine-4-phosphate dehydrogenase PdxA produces the protein MNAKHFDKKPAILITTGEPAGIGMDIVIDVLANQSQLLSGLVIIAADKQALYDRATLLGYSLPTYPVIEFGADWQEQMVWHHTHSSACQIVILNVVCREPVKAGALSVQNAYMVEQQLSAAHTLASQQFVQAIITAPIQKSVMIDAGISLDNGDMFSGHTEYFMHKAGCDKVVMMLANRTMKVALVTTHLPLRQVADAITPDEVANTVKITHEALTKQFGIANPTILVCGLNPHAGEGGHLGDEEMTIIDPVLADFAKQGMDISLSMPADTLFTKHHLARADAIIAMYHDQGLAPLKSHGFGDTVNITLGLPYIRTSVDHGTALDLAGTGKASSSSLAQAIRQAYQMIAASMP, from the coding sequence ATGAACGCCAAGCATTTTGACAAAAAACCTGCCATTCTTATCACCACAGGCGAACCTGCGGGTATTGGTATGGATATTGTGATTGATGTGTTGGCGAATCAGTCGCAGCTTTTGTCAGGACTTGTCATCATCGCCGCCGATAAGCAGGCATTGTATGACAGGGCGACATTGCTTGGTTATTCATTGCCAACATATCCTGTGATTGAGTTTGGTGCAGATTGGCAAGAGCAAATGGTTTGGCATCACACGCATTCATCAGCTTGCCAAATTGTGATATTAAACGTGGTTTGTCGTGAGCCAGTCAAAGCAGGTGCATTGTCTGTACAAAATGCTTACATGGTCGAGCAACAGTTATCAGCTGCTCATACGCTTGCCAGCCAACAATTCGTGCAAGCGATTATCACTGCCCCAATCCAAAAGTCTGTGATGATTGACGCTGGCATCAGCTTGGATAATGGCGATATGTTTAGCGGACATACCGAATATTTCATGCACAAAGCAGGCTGCGACAAAGTGGTGATGATGCTTGCCAATCGCACGATGAAAGTGGCATTGGTTACCACGCATCTACCGCTTAGACAGGTGGCAGATGCCATCACGCCTGATGAGGTTGCCAATACGGTAAAAATCACGCATGAGGCACTCACCAAGCAATTTGGCATCGCCAATCCGACCATCTTGGTGTGTGGACTCAACCCACACGCAGGCGAGGGCGGTCATCTGGGCGATGAGGAGATGACCATCATTGACCCTGTGTTGGCGGATTTTGCCAAGCAGGGCATGGATATTTCACTAAGTATGCCAGCTGATACTTTATTTACCAAACATCATTTGGCACGAGCAGATGCCATCATTGCCATGTATCACGACCAAGGTCTTGCACCGCTAAAATCACATGGGTTTGGTGACACCGTGAACATTACTTTGGGACTGCCTTATATTCGCACTTCTGTCGATCATGGCACGGCTCTTGATTTGGCGGGAACTGGCAAGGCATCAAGCAGCAGTTTAGCACAGGCAATCAGACAGGCGTATCAGATGATTGCAGCGTCCATGCCTTGA